Below is a window of Paremcibacter congregatus DNA.
GCCAAAAAACTGCAAGGTGTGCCGGTGGGCGAATATCAAGGATAAGTCTCTTGCGGGACCATTAAAAAAGGGCCTAACGATTTCGTAAGGCCCTTTTTTGTTTTCTGCGCCTCATTACAGGCCCTGCACCAAGGTGTTAGATAAAATCAATCTGGGTGATTTCGTAATAAGTTTCGCCGCGTGGCGTTTTGACTTCGATTTCATCCCCGAGCTTCCGGCCAATCAAGGCCCGGCCAATAGGGGAAATATAGGAAATCTTGCCTGCCGCCACATCGACTTCATCGACACCGACAATCTGGTATTTGACAATTTTGTCTTCTTCATCGGCAAGATGCACGGTGGCGGCGAAGAGGATCTTCTCCCCAGACAGTTCTCTCGGGTCAATCACTTCGCACCGGCTGATCTTGCCTTCAAGATCCTGAATGCGGGATTCGATGAAGCCCTGACGTTCCTTGGCGGCATGATATTCCGCATTCTCGGACAGGTCGCCGTGGGCGCGCGCTTCTTCGATCGCCTTGATCACAGCCGGGCGTTCCACATGCTTCAACATTTTTAATTCTGCTTCCAGCCTTTCGTGGCCTTCAACGGTCATGGGTACTTTTTCAACCATAATGTATATTTTCTATTCTTAGCATTAATAAAGCATCTGCTCCGGGATGACCGAAGAGCATATACTGAAACAGTTCTTCTTGGAAAGACTAACTTGCGGCTACCTACTCAAATACATAAGACTGGAGGGGTTTAACTTCAAGTGAGCTGGATTTCAAGACTTTTATTGCCTCCATCGCTGAAATGGCCCCGCGTGTGGTCGTGTAATAGGGGATATTGTGGGTCAGGGCCGTTCGACGCAATTCATAGCTGTCGGTGATCGACTGGGCACCTTCGGTGGTGTTGAAAATCAGCTTGATCTCGTCATTCTTGATGGCGTCGACAATATGAGGCCGGCCTTCGAGCACCTTGTTGATGCGTTTGACTTCAAGGCCGGCATCCTGCAGGCACTTTGCCGTGCCACCGGTGGAGACAATCTTGTATCCCATTTCAATCAGCTCGCGGGCCGGTTCCACCATTTTCTGCTTATCTTCATTCTTGACGGAGATAAACACGGCCCCTTCCAGAGGCAGATGGGTGCCGGCAGCGATCTGTGATTTCAGGAAGGCCTTGGCGAAGGTGTCATCCAGGCCGATGACCTCACCGGTGGAGCGCATTTCCGGGCCGAGCAGAATATCGACGCCGGGGAACCGGTTAAACGGCAGGACCGCTTCCTTCACCGCCACATGATTTGGTGTGGCGGACGGGAAGGTGAAGTTCGACATCGGTTCGCCGGCCATAATCCGGGCGGCATATTTGGCGATCGGGGCGCCAATCGCCTTGGCGACGAACGGTACGGTGCGGCTGGCGCGGGGATTGACCTCGATCAGGTAAACCACGTCATCCTTGACCGCAAACTGGACATTCATCAGACCTTTGATGTTGAGCGCGAGGGCGAGCTTCTTCGTCTGCTGGCGAATATCCTCCATGACGCTTTCCTTCAGGGAGAAGGGCGGCAGGGAACAGGCGCTGTCGCCGGAATGAATGCCGGCTTCCTCGATATGCTGCATGATGGCGGCGACATGAACGGTGGTGCCGTCGCTGAGCGCATCGACATCCACTTCTGTCGCGCCGCCGAGATAGCGGTCGATCAATACCGGGCTGTCCCAGGAGACGGATACGGCTTCGGTCATATAACGTTTGAGGGACGCGGTGTCATAAACGATTTCCATCGCCCGGCCGCCGAGGACGTAACTCGGGCGGATCAGGATAGGATAGCCAATGTTTTCGGCAATCTCGATCGCCTGTTCCGTGGTGGTCGCCAGGCCATTGTCCGGCTGACGCAGATCCAGTTTATGGACCAGCTGCTGGAAACGTTCGCGGTCTTCCGCCAGATCAATGGCGTCGGGGGAGGTGCCGAGGATCGGAATATCGGCCGCCAGCAAAGCATGGGACAGTTTCAGCGGGGTCTGACCGCCGAACTGAACAATCACGCCGAGCACTTCGCCGGTTTCCTGTTCGCGGCGGATCAGCTCAATCACGTCTTCCGCGGTCAGCGGTTCAAAATACAGCCGGTCCGAGGTGTCGTAATCGGTGGAGACGGTTTCCGGGTTACAGTTGACCATGATGGTCTCATAGCCCTGATCGCTGAGGGCGAAGGCGGCGTGACAGCAGCAATAGTCAAATTCAATGCCCTGGCCGATACGGTTGGGTCCACCGCCGAGAATGATAATTTTCTTCTTATTCGTCGGGTTGGATTCACATTCCGCCGTGCCGGCCGCATCCCGTTCGTAGGTGGAATACATATAAGGCGTCTTGGCTTCGAATTCCGCCGCACAGGTATCGACCCGCTTAAAGACCGGATGCAGATTGAGGCTGTGGCGCAATGTGGATACTTCGGCTTCCGTTTTACCGGAAACTTCGGCCAGACGGGCGTCAGAAAAGCCGATAGATTTCAGGCGACCGAGCGTGTAGGCATCCGTCGGCAGGCCATTTTCCTTGACCTCGGCCTCGGCGTCGACAATCATTTTGATCTGGTCGATAAACCAGGGATCATATTTGGCGATGGCATGTACATCTTCCGGGGTTACCCCGAGACGCAGGGCCTGGGCCATGATCAGAAGCCGGTCATCGGTCGGGCTGGCCAGGGCGGCGCGCACGGCATTGATGTCGCCATGTTCGGGATCATAACCCGGAATGTCAATCTCGTTGAGGCCGTTGAGCCCGGTTTCCATGGAGCGCAGGGCTTTTTGCAGGGATTCCGCAAAATTGCGACCAATGGCCATGGCTTCACCGACTGACTTCATGGCGGTGGTCAGGGTCGGTTTGGTGCCGGGGAATTTCTCAAATGTAAAGCGCGGGATTTTGGTGACGACATAATCGATGGTGGGCTCGAAGGATACGGGCGTCGCGCCGGTGATGTCATTCTGTAATTCGTCCAGCGTATAGCCGACCGCGAGCTTGGCGGCGACCTTGGCGATCGGGAAGCCGGTGGCTTTGGAGGCCAGCGCCGAGGAGCGGCTGACCCGCGGGTTCATTTCAATGACAATCAGCTCTCCGTTTTCCGGATTGACCGAGAATTGCACGTTCGAGCCGCCCGTTTCCACACCAATCTCGCGCAGAACCGCAATCGAGGCGTTGCGCATGATCTGATATTCTTTATCGGTCAGGGTCAGGGCCGGAGCGACGGTGATGCTGTCGCCGGTATGGATGCCCATCGGGTCGAGATTTTCAATGGAGCAGATAATGATGCAATTGTCCGCATGGTCGCGCACCACTTCCATCTCATATTCTTTCCAGCCGAGCACCGACTGTTCCACCAGCACTTCTGTGGTGGGAGAGGCATCAAGGCCGCTGGTGACAATCTGCTCATATTCTTCCCGGTTATAGGCGATGCCGCCGCCGGTGCCGCCCATGGTGAAACTCGGGCGGATGATGCTGGGCAGCTGGACATAGTCGAGCGCCTCGAGGGCTTCCTCCAGAGATTTGACCACACGGCTGCGCGGGGTACCGAGGCCGAGCTTGTCCATGGCGTCGCGGAACAGCTGCCGGTCTTCGGCTTTATTGATGGCCTCTTCGTTGGCGCCGATCAACTGGACATTATATTTGTCGAGGATGCCGCGTTTGGACAGTTCCAGCGCCGTATTGAGGCCGGTCTGGCCGCCCATGGTCGGCAGGATCGCATCGGGGCGTTCCTTTTCGATGATCTTTTCGACCATCTGCCAGGTGATCGGTTCGACATAAGTCGCGTCCGCCAGGTCGGGATCGGTCATGATGGTCGCCGGATTGCTGTTGACCAGGATCACCCGGTAGCCTTCCTCTTTCAGGGCCTTGCAGGCCTGAGTGCCGGAATAATCGAATTCACAGGCCTGACCGATAATGATCGGGCCGGCGCCAATGATGAGAATGGAGTGTATGTCTGTACGTTTAGGCATGTTTTGCGATCAATTCCATAAAGCGGTCAAAGAGATAATGGCTGTCTTGGGGGCCTGGGCTGGCTTCGGGGTGGTGCTGGACAGAGAAGACGGGTTTGTCTTTCAGCTCAAATCCGCACAGCGTCTGGTCGAACAGCGAGATATGGCTGATCCGGGCGCTGTCGGGCAGGCTGTCTTTGTCGACCATAAAACCATGGTTCATGGAGGTGATCTCCACTTTGTTGGTATTAAAGTCCATCACCGGGTGATTGGCGCCGCGGTGGCCCTGGTGCATCTTGCTGGTTTTGGCGCCGATGGCCAGCGCCAGCATCTGGTAGCCGAGGCAAATGCCAAACATGGGGATGTTGCTGTCCAGGAGTTTCCGGATCACCGGGATGGCGTATTCACCGGTTGCTGCCGGGTCGCCGGGGCCGTTGGACAGGAAGATGCCGTCAGGGTTCAACGCGAGAATATCTTCGGCCGTGGCGGTGGCCGGCACCACGGTGATGCGGGCGCCGACGGTCGCCAGGCAACGCAGGATATTACGCTTTACACCGTAATCAACGGCGACGATATGGGCCTTGGGGGTGTCGTTATTCTGATAACCGTTTTCCAGCGTCCAGCGTTTTTCGGACCATTGGTAGGTTTCAGTACAGGAAACTTCGGCCGCAAGATCCATGCCTTCTAGACCGGGCCAGCTTTGCGCCTGTTTCATCAGGGCGGGAATATCGAATGTGCCGTCCGGGCTGTGACAAATAACGCCGCTGGGGGCGCCCTGTTCACGGATGCGGCGGGTCAGACGGCGGGTGTCGATGCCGGAGATGCCTACCAGGCTACGGGCTGTGCACCAGTTCTGCAGCGTGGTGCGGTTGCGGAAATTCGAGGGGGCGGTGATGTCTTCGCGAATGATCAGGCCGCGGGCGGCGGGAACGGTGCTTTCCAGATCCTGGTCGTTGGTGCCGACATTGCCGATATGGGGGAAGGTGAAGGTGACAATCTGTCCGGCGTAAGACGGGTCGGTGAGAATTTCCTGATACCCGGTGATCGAGGTGTTGAAACAGACTTCCCCGACGATGGTGTCTGTGGCCCCGACACCATAGCCCCAGAAGATGCTGCCATCGGCAAGCACAAGAGCGGCCGTGATGTTCTTGTGGGGCGGTATATGGTCTTTATTTTCTGTAATCATAACAACTGTTCACTTTGTGGCGCATTTTCACCCTGGGCTGCAGGGGCGTGTGTCTGATCGAGGTCATAAGATTGGCCTGAGCAGACTATACAGGATCGCGGGCATTTCGGGAACAGACTTTCGGGACGGGAGTATCCGCCTGGAATCGCCTGTCAGAGCCAACTGACCTACACGTAAATTGACGGGAAGATAGGGGACGAGGCCCGAGAGGTCAAGTAAATCTTTAATAAATAAAATCGTTTAAAATCAACAGGTTACCAGATAATTAGCGGTTGCAATCTCCTGCGGTTTGCGATAGAGTCACTGCTTCCTGTTAGAAAGGCGGGCTGTGGGATAAAGCTCTGGGCCGGTAATCTTAATAAAAAGGATGTAAAAACAAAATGTTGCGACAAGATCTGACCAGCGCCATGAAGACGGCGATGAAGAATAAGGACAAACGTCGTCTGACGACCATCCGACTCATTCTGGCCGCAATCAAGGATCGGGACATTGCTTCCCGCACCGGAAATGGTTCTGAGATGGACGAGGATGCGATGATTATCGAAATCCTGTCCAAGATGATCAAGCAGCGCAAGGAAAGCTTCGTCGTATACGAAGAGGCGGGCCGTCTGGAACTGGCGCAGCAGGAGCAGGAAGAGATCGAAATCATCTCTGAATTTCTCCCCCGTCAGATGCCGGATGATGAAATTGAAGCGGCCGTGAAGGAGGCGATCGCGGAAACAGAAGCCACCGGCCTGAAAGATATTGGCAAGGTGATGGCTATTCTGAAAGGCAAATATGCTGGCCAGATGGATTTCTCCAAAGCCAGCGCACAAGTGCGGGCTGCCCTGAGTTAACCGGGCGAGGGGACAGTGCGGGGTGAAAAAAACACCGCCTGCACCAGATTGGATGCCCATCAGGTTTTAAGCAAAGTGTGACACAGAACAATGGGGTTTACACCCGACTTTTTAGACGAAATTAGAAACCGGATCCCGGTCAGCGATATTGTCGGTCGCCGGGTCAAACTTACCCGCAAGGGCCGCGAGCACGGCGGTCTGTGCCCCTTTCATAACGAGAAAACCCCCTCTTTTACGGTTAATGATGACAAGGGATTCTACCATTGCTTTGGCTGTGGCGCGCATGGGGATGTGATCAAATTCATCAGTGAGACCGAAGGTCTGAGTTTTCCTGAAACCGTTGAACGGCTGGCGGAGCAGGCGGGTCTGGCGTTGCCGGATTATTCACCGGAAGATAAAGAAAAGGCCAGCCAGAAAAAATCCCTGTACGAAGTGATGGAAACCGCGGCGAAATGGTTTGAAACCCAGCTGGTTTCCCAGGCGGGGACCGAAGGCCGGGATTATTTCGATCGTCGGGGACTGACGGCGGCAACGATCAAGACGTTTCGTCTGGGATTTTCGCCCGAAGGCCGGACGGCCCTGAAAGACGCCTTGTTGAGCCGGGACGGCATTACCGAAGATATGATGGTCGAGGCCGGCCTGCTGATCCGGCCGGAAGCCGAAGGGGGCG
It encodes the following:
- the carB gene encoding carbamoyl-phosphate synthase large subunit; translated protein: MPKRTDIHSILIIGAGPIIIGQACEFDYSGTQACKALKEEGYRVILVNSNPATIMTDPDLADATYVEPITWQMVEKIIEKERPDAILPTMGGQTGLNTALELSKRGILDKYNVQLIGANEEAINKAEDRQLFRDAMDKLGLGTPRSRVVKSLEEALEALDYVQLPSIIRPSFTMGGTGGGIAYNREEYEQIVTSGLDASPTTEVLVEQSVLGWKEYEMEVVRDHADNCIIICSIENLDPMGIHTGDSITVAPALTLTDKEYQIMRNASIAVLREIGVETGGSNVQFSVNPENGELIVIEMNPRVSRSSALASKATGFPIAKVAAKLAVGYTLDELQNDITGATPVSFEPTIDYVVTKIPRFTFEKFPGTKPTLTTAMKSVGEAMAIGRNFAESLQKALRSMETGLNGLNEIDIPGYDPEHGDINAVRAALASPTDDRLLIMAQALRLGVTPEDVHAIAKYDPWFIDQIKMIVDAEAEVKENGLPTDAYTLGRLKSIGFSDARLAEVSGKTEAEVSTLRHSLNLHPVFKRVDTCAAEFEAKTPYMYSTYERDAAGTAECESNPTNKKKIIILGGGPNRIGQGIEFDYCCCHAAFALSDQGYETIMVNCNPETVSTDYDTSDRLYFEPLTAEDVIELIRREQETGEVLGVIVQFGGQTPLKLSHALLAADIPILGTSPDAIDLAEDRERFQQLVHKLDLRQPDNGLATTTEQAIEIAENIGYPILIRPSYVLGGRAMEIVYDTASLKRYMTEAVSVSWDSPVLIDRYLGGATEVDVDALSDGTTVHVAAIMQHIEEAGIHSGDSACSLPPFSLKESVMEDIRQQTKKLALALNIKGLMNVQFAVKDDVVYLIEVNPRASRTVPFVAKAIGAPIAKYAARIMAGEPMSNFTFPSATPNHVAVKEAVLPFNRFPGVDILLGPEMRSTGEVIGLDDTFAKAFLKSQIAAGTHLPLEGAVFISVKNEDKQKMVEPARELIEMGYKIVSTGGTAKCLQDAGLEVKRINKVLEGRPHIVDAIKNDEIKLIFNTTEGAQSITDSYELRRTALTHNIPYYTTTRGAISAMEAIKVLKSSSLEVKPLQSYVFE
- a CDS encoding GatB/YqeY domain-containing protein — its product is MLRQDLTSAMKTAMKNKDKRRLTTIRLILAAIKDRDIASRTGNGSEMDEDAMIIEILSKMIKQRKESFVVYEEAGRLELAQQEQEEIEIISEFLPRQMPDDEIEAAVKEAIAETEATGLKDIGKVMAILKGKYAGQMDFSKASAQVRAALS
- the carA gene encoding glutamine-hydrolyzing carbamoyl-phosphate synthase small subunit, whose protein sequence is MITENKDHIPPHKNITAALVLADGSIFWGYGVGATDTIVGEVCFNTSITGYQEILTDPSYAGQIVTFTFPHIGNVGTNDQDLESTVPAARGLIIREDITAPSNFRNRTTLQNWCTARSLVGISGIDTRRLTRRIREQGAPSGVICHSPDGTFDIPALMKQAQSWPGLEGMDLAAEVSCTETYQWSEKRWTLENGYQNNDTPKAHIVAVDYGVKRNILRCLATVGARITVVPATATAEDILALNPDGIFLSNGPGDPAATGEYAIPVIRKLLDSNIPMFGICLGYQMLALAIGAKTSKMHQGHRGANHPVMDFNTNKVEITSMNHGFMVDKDSLPDSARISHISLFDQTLCGFELKDKPVFSVQHHPEASPGPQDSHYLFDRFMELIAKHA
- the greA gene encoding transcription elongation factor GreA, coding for MVEKVPMTVEGHERLEAELKMLKHVERPAVIKAIEEARAHGDLSENAEYHAAKERQGFIESRIQDLEGKISRCEVIDPRELSGEKILFAATVHLADEEDKIVKYQIVGVDEVDVAAGKISYISPIGRALIGRKLGDEIEVKTPRGETYYEITQIDFI